A genomic region of Miscanthus floridulus cultivar M001 chromosome 3, ASM1932011v1, whole genome shotgun sequence contains the following coding sequences:
- the LOC136547060 gene encoding U-box domain-containing protein 4-like has protein sequence MALWVYGSAGRQTPVRPSTYPLTSCYKDPYRTRPPGLLLLLVCCGLRCARQWADSLPIITTTRHPPARPPAMVSLAGSQIPSPSPGQSPCAAARPQRRQGHSMRTIRSALLQPDCSPGSTSPAPRDGGADAGDSDIENLTDSVIDFHLRELAATAGPAHPAAVAKSSSAINAAATELLDLSRDFSDYSSFNSDISGELERLAAAAGAAPPRSDAPDAAAVDLNDLESMDLSADAAPLERVEPFVLACVQALGPDAGPDARRAAAARIRLLAKHRSDIRELIGVSGAIPALVPLLRSTDPVAQESAVTALLNLSLEELNRSAITAAGAIKPLVYALRTGTAPAKQNAACALLSLSGIEENRATIGTCGAIPPLVALLSAGSTRGKKDALTTLYRLCSSRRNKERAVSAGAVVPLVHLIGERGSGTCEKAMVVLGSLAGIAEGREAVVEAGGIPALVEAIEDGPAKEKEFAVVALLQMCSDSPHNRALLVREGAIPPLVALSQSVSARAKHKAETLLGYLREQRQGVGCRAGAVAATSFAR, from the exons ATGGCACTATGGGTCTATGGCAGCGCAGGCAGACAGACACCTGTCCGGCCGTCAACCTACCCTCTCACAAGCTGCTACAAAGATCCATACCGCACTCGCCCGCCgggcttgctgctgctgcttgtttgtTGCGGACTGCGCTGTGCAAGGCAGTGGGCAGACTCCCTACCCATCATCACCACCACTCGCCACcctcccgcccgcccgcccgccatgGTCTCGCTCGCTGGCTCCCAGATCCCCTCGCCCTCGCCGGGGCAGAGCCCCTGCGCGGCCGCACGGCCGCAGCGCCGCCAGGGCCACTCCATGCGCACCATCCGCTCCGCGCTGCTGCAGCCGGACTGCTCCCCGGGGTCCACGTCCCCGGCCCCGCGCGACGGCGGCGCCGACGCGGGCGACTCGGACATTGAGAACCTCACCGACTCCGTCATCGACTTCCACCTCCGCGAGCTCGCCGCCACCGCGGGGCCCGCGCACCCGGCGGCCGTCGCCAAGTCGTCCTCCGCCATCAACGCCGCCGCCACGGAGCTGCTCGACCTGTCGCGGGACTTCTCCGACTACTCCAGCTTCAACTCCGACATCTCCGGGGAGCTCGAGCGCCTCGCCGCTGCTGCGGGCGCGGCGCCGCCAAGATCCGACGCGCCGGACGCCGCCGCCGTGGATCTGAACGACCTCGAGTCCATGGATCTGTCGGCGGACGCGGCGCCGCTGGAGCGCGTGGAGCCGTTCGTGCTGGCGTGCGTGCAGGCGCTGGGGCCTGACGCCGGGCCGGacgcgcgccgcgccgccgcggccaGGATACGCCTGCTGGCGAAGCACCGGTCCGACATCCGCGAGCTGATCGGCGTGTCGGGCGCCATCCCGGCGCTCGTGCCGCTGCTGCGGAGCACCGACCCCGTGGCGCAGGAGAGCGCGGTCACCGCGCTGCTCAACCTCTCGCTCGAGGAGCTGAACCGCTCCGCCATCACGGCGGCGGGCGCCATCAAGCCGCTCGTCTACGCGCTGCGCACCGGCACGGCGCCGGCCAAGCAGAACGCTGCGTGCGCGCTGCTCAGCCTCTCGGGCATCGAGGAGAACCGCGCCACCATCGGGACCTGCGGCGCCATCCCGCCGCTCGTGGCGCTGCTCTCCGCGGGCTCCACGCGCGGCAAGAAGGACGCGCTCACCACGCTCTACCGCCTCTGCTCCTCGCGTAGGAACAAGGAGCGCGCCGTCAGCGCCGGCGCCGTCGTGCCACTCGTGCACCTCATCGGCGAGCGCGGCAGCGGCACGTGCGAGAAGGCAATGGTGGTTCTGGGGAGCCTCGCGGGCATCGCCGAGGGCCGCGAAGCCGTGGTGGAGGCTGGCGGGATCCCCGCGCTGGTTGAGGCCATCGAGGACGGCCCTGCCAAGGAGAAGGAGTTCGCCGTGGTGGCGCTGCTGCAGATGTGCTCCGATTCCCCGCATAACCGTGCGCTTCTTGTACGCGAGGGTGCCATCCCGCCACTTGTCGCGCTATCGCAGTCCGTCTCTGCCCGTGCCAAGCACAAG GCTGAGACTTTGCTTGGCTACCTGCGGGAGCAGCGACAAGGGGTTGGCTGCAGAGCTGGAGCAGTTGCAGCTACTAGCTTCGCTAGGTAA
- the LOC136542520 gene encoding heterogeneous nuclear ribonucleoprotein 1-like isoform X2, translating to MEADSGKLFVGGISWETDEDRLREYFGRFGEVTEAVIMRDRNTGRARGFGFVVFADYGIAERVTMDKHMIDGRMVEAKKAVPRDDQSIASKNNGSSIGSPGPGRTRKIFVGGLASNVTEVEFRRYFEQFGVITDVVVMYDHNTQRPRGFGFITYDSEDAVDKALHKNFHELNGKMVEVKRAVPKEQSPGPIARSPAGGQNYAMSRVHNFLNGFNQGYSPNPLGGYGMRVDGRYGLLTGARNGFSSFGPGYGMGMNVEGGMSGYFGASSGFVNSSNGRQIGSYFNGSSNRLGSPIGYVGLNDDSGSILSSMSRNVWGNGNLNYTGNPTNTNSFAPPGSGGGIPGDEISWGSLTSAHGMGNISNLGSGNLVRGTGDNNFGLPSGNYVRSNSTGTIGEPFSASANAYESNNPGAYGSSSIYGDSTWRFNSSEVDMPPFGHDLGNVDPDIKSEISASYMGNYTVNNNQTSRGITS from the exons ATGGAGGCCGACTCCGGGAAGCTCTTCGTCGGCGGCATCTCCTGGGAGACAGACGAGGACCGCCTCCGCGAGTACTTCGGTCGCTTCGGCGAGGTCACCGAGGCCGTTATCATGCGGGACCGCAACACCGGTCGCGCCCGTGGGTTCGGGTTCGTCGTCTTCGCCGACTACGGGATCGCCGAGCGCGTCACCATGGACAAGCACATGATCGACGGGCGCATG GTGGAAGCAAAGAAGGCCGTTCCCAGGGACGACCAGAGTATTGCGAGCAAGAACAATGGCAGCAGCATAGGGTCACCTGGACCAGGACGCACTAGAAAGATCTTCGTTGGAGGTCTGGCTTCAAATGTTACCGAGGTCGAATTTAGAAGGTACTTTGAGCAATTCGGTGTGATAACCGATGTGGTAGTGATGTATGACCACAACACGCAGAGGCCTAGGGGCTTTGGTTTCATCACATATGACTCAGAAGACGCAGTGGATAAGGCACTGCACAAGAACTTCCATGAGCTGAATGGTAAAATGGTTGAGGTCAAGAGGGCTGTACCAAAGGAGCAGTCTCCTGGACCTATTGCACGTTCACCTGCGGGAGGGCAGAACTATGCTATGAGCAGGGTTCATAACTTCCTAAATGGCTTCAACCAGGGTTACAGCCCTAACCCCCTTGGTGGTTATGGCATGAGGGTGGATGGAAGGTATGGTCTCCTTACAGGTGCACGGAATGGGTTCTCTTCGTTTGGTCCAGGTTATGGAATGGGCATGAATGTTGAAGGTGGAATGAGTGGGTATTTTGGTGCAAGTTCTGGTTTTGTCAATAGCTCCAATGGGCGGCAAATAGGTTCTTACTTCAATGGTAGTTCAAACAGATTAGGTAGTCCAATTGGGTATGTTGGCCTTAATGATGATTCAGGATCAATACTGAGTTCAATGTCTAGAAATGTCTGGGGTAATGGAAATCTGAACTACACAGGCAACCCTACGAACACAAATTCTTTTGCTCCACCTGGAAGTGGTGGGGGTATTCCTGGTGATGAAATTAGTTGGGGAAGCCTTACTTCTGCTCATGGGATGGGCAACATTTCAAACCTTGGATCGGGAAACCTTGTCCGTGGAACCGGAGATAACAACTTTGGTTTGCCTTCTGGAAACTATGTGAGGAGCAATTCAACTGGTACAATTGGTGAGCCATTTTCTGCATCAGCCAATGCATATGAATCGAACAATCCAGGTGCATATGGCAGCAGCTCTATTTATGGTGACTCAACCTGGAGGTTTAACTCATCTGAGGTTGATATGCCTCCTTTTGGTCATGATCTTGGAAATGTTGATCCGGATATCAAATCAGAAATATCGGCAAGCTATATGGGCAACTATACTGTTAATAATAATCAGACAAGCAGAG GTATCACTTCCTAG
- the LOC136542520 gene encoding heterogeneous nuclear ribonucleoprotein 1-like isoform X1 encodes MKLGQLLWIAGGGGGEGRTDTMEADSGKLFVGGISWETDEDRLREYFGRFGEVTEAVIMRDRNTGRARGFGFVVFADYGIAERVTMDKHMIDGRMVEAKKAVPRDDQSIASKNNGSSIGSPGPGRTRKIFVGGLASNVTEVEFRRYFEQFGVITDVVVMYDHNTQRPRGFGFITYDSEDAVDKALHKNFHELNGKMVEVKRAVPKEQSPGPIARSPAGGQNYAMSRVHNFLNGFNQGYSPNPLGGYGMRVDGRYGLLTGARNGFSSFGPGYGMGMNVEGGMSGYFGASSGFVNSSNGRQIGSYFNGSSNRLGSPIGYVGLNDDSGSILSSMSRNVWGNGNLNYTGNPTNTNSFAPPGSGGGIPGDEISWGSLTSAHGMGNISNLGSGNLVRGTGDNNFGLPSGNYVRSNSTGTIGEPFSASANAYESNNPGAYGSSSIYGDSTWRFNSSEVDMPPFGHDLGNVDPDIKSEISASYMGNYTVNNNQTSRGITS; translated from the exons ATGAAACTGGGCCAGCTTTTGTGGATtgcagggggaggaggaggggaggggaggacggACACGATGGAGGCCGACTCCGGGAAGCTCTTCGTCGGCGGCATCTCCTGGGAGACAGACGAGGACCGCCTCCGCGAGTACTTCGGTCGCTTCGGCGAGGTCACCGAGGCCGTTATCATGCGGGACCGCAACACCGGTCGCGCCCGTGGGTTCGGGTTCGTCGTCTTCGCCGACTACGGGATCGCCGAGCGCGTCACCATGGACAAGCACATGATCGACGGGCGCATG GTGGAAGCAAAGAAGGCCGTTCCCAGGGACGACCAGAGTATTGCGAGCAAGAACAATGGCAGCAGCATAGGGTCACCTGGACCAGGACGCACTAGAAAGATCTTCGTTGGAGGTCTGGCTTCAAATGTTACCGAGGTCGAATTTAGAAGGTACTTTGAGCAATTCGGTGTGATAACCGATGTGGTAGTGATGTATGACCACAACACGCAGAGGCCTAGGGGCTTTGGTTTCATCACATATGACTCAGAAGACGCAGTGGATAAGGCACTGCACAAGAACTTCCATGAGCTGAATGGTAAAATGGTTGAGGTCAAGAGGGCTGTACCAAAGGAGCAGTCTCCTGGACCTATTGCACGTTCACCTGCGGGAGGGCAGAACTATGCTATGAGCAGGGTTCATAACTTCCTAAATGGCTTCAACCAGGGTTACAGCCCTAACCCCCTTGGTGGTTATGGCATGAGGGTGGATGGAAGGTATGGTCTCCTTACAGGTGCACGGAATGGGTTCTCTTCGTTTGGTCCAGGTTATGGAATGGGCATGAATGTTGAAGGTGGAATGAGTGGGTATTTTGGTGCAAGTTCTGGTTTTGTCAATAGCTCCAATGGGCGGCAAATAGGTTCTTACTTCAATGGTAGTTCAAACAGATTAGGTAGTCCAATTGGGTATGTTGGCCTTAATGATGATTCAGGATCAATACTGAGTTCAATGTCTAGAAATGTCTGGGGTAATGGAAATCTGAACTACACAGGCAACCCTACGAACACAAATTCTTTTGCTCCACCTGGAAGTGGTGGGGGTATTCCTGGTGATGAAATTAGTTGGGGAAGCCTTACTTCTGCTCATGGGATGGGCAACATTTCAAACCTTGGATCGGGAAACCTTGTCCGTGGAACCGGAGATAACAACTTTGGTTTGCCTTCTGGAAACTATGTGAGGAGCAATTCAACTGGTACAATTGGTGAGCCATTTTCTGCATCAGCCAATGCATATGAATCGAACAATCCAGGTGCATATGGCAGCAGCTCTATTTATGGTGACTCAACCTGGAGGTTTAACTCATCTGAGGTTGATATGCCTCCTTTTGGTCATGATCTTGGAAATGTTGATCCGGATATCAAATCAGAAATATCGGCAAGCTATATGGGCAACTATACTGTTAATAATAATCAGACAAGCAGAG GTATCACTTCCTAG